The genome window CCGTTGCGCCGGAAGTGAAGACGATCTCGCGCGGATCCGCGCTGATCAGCGCAGCGATGTTGGCGCGGGCCTCTTCAACGGCCTTTTCCGCTTCCCAGCCGTAAGCGTGGCTGTGGGAGGCAGGGTTGCCGAAGTGAACATTGAGGTAGGGCACCATCTTTTCCACGACGCGGGGATCGCACGGGGTCGTGGCGGAGTAGTCGAGGTAAACCGGAAGCTTCATTTTTAAAGGTTCCTGAAGATTGAAAGTTCTTGATAGACAGTTCTTGACAGGGAGCTTCAGGCCGACCTGGTCGACCCGTGCGCCTCTTTTTGCCTCACCGGAATTACGGCCGGTATCTGAGCCGAATGCCCGCCTCCCGGATGCTTTTCCGCTTCGGCCGCAAGGGACGCGAGCGAAATGCCGGCAAGGAAGCGTTCAATAACGCCGTTGAGGTCTTCCCAAAGATGGTGCGTGAGGCAGGAAGCGCCCCCAAGGCACGTGCCTTCCCCGCCGCACTGGGTGGTATCCATGTTTTCATCCACCGCGAGAATGATGCGGTCGATGGTGATTGACTGTGCGGGCTCGGCAAGCCGGTAGCCGCCGCCAGGACCACGGGTGCTTTCAACCAGACCGGCGCGGCGAAGGCGGCAGAAAATCTGCTCGAGATAGGGAAGAGAGATCTTCTGACGGTCAGCCACCTGCGCGATCGGAATCGGCGCATCAGACTCCTCAGCCTGAATGGCCAGATCAAGCATGGCCGTAACGGCAAAGCGCCCTTTCGTCGTGAGCTTCAAGTTCTCATCCTCCGATAATCCGGGGAAACCCGTAAAATCAATCCTGACTAAATCAGTCAATTTTGCGAACGGATTCTACTCTGCGAATCCTGACAAAACAAGTCAGGTAATGATTGAGAATCTTTCTGCCGCAACAAAAAGAAAACGGACGCCTGACCGCATCAGACATCCGTTTGATGTTTTCAACTGCCGCACCTTTCCTCCATGAGGAAACGAACGGGAACGCCCGTGCGTTCGCCCAAGGGGAAGAGCTACTTCTTCGCCGCCGCTCTTTCGGCGCGAAGCTGCTTGGCGCGCTTCTCGAAGAATTCGATCAGCCCCTCGCAGGCGTCGGAACAGTACTCAAAAGCCTGCACGAAGCCCTCATTCACGCCGAAATAGGGATCGGGCACGATGGCTTCATCAAACTCATTGGCGTAGCGCATCATGAGCTGAATCTTGTGGCGGAACTGTGCGGGCGAGCGCTGCTGGAGCTCCGTAAGGACTTCCCAGTCCATCGCGAGAATGAGGTCGTATTCCTCGAAATCCTCGGGCGTGATCTGGCGGGCGCGGTGGTCTGCAAGCTGCACGTCGCGGCGACGGCAGGTGAGAACGGCACGCTGATCACACGGATCGCCCACGTGCTCGCCGGAGGTGCCTGCGCTCGATGCGGTCATAACATCGTCGTAGCCCGCCTCCTTCACCTTCTTCTTGAAGATGGCTTCAGCCATGGGACTGCGGCACACGTTGCCGGTGCAGACGAAGAGAATTTTGATCAGCTTGTCATCCATCTTGAATATTCCGATCCTCGCGAGATCCCGGGGAGAAACTCATCCTGAGGGAAAAGTGGACTCTGTCAGACCTATCCTACTGCAGGGTGTCTGATTTTCCTAGAGGCGAATACCCAAATCATCTCTAATAATTCATACCCTGTAAACCCTAGAGAGTCTAGGGAGAGCGGCCAGAAGGCATGCTCAGGCATTGACAGATGCGCCGAAAGCGGACTTCCGGAGCGCCTTGATTTCCTCGCGCACCTTGGCCGCCTTTTCAAAATCAAGATCGCGCGCATAGCTCATCATCTCGGCTTCGAGTTCCCTCAGGCGCTTGGCGAGCGCCTTTTCGTCGCCCGCAATCTCAATGTCGCGAACGGCTTCCTTCATCTCTTCCTTGACATCGGGACCGCGGTAGACGCCGTCGATGATTTCACGAATTTCCTTCTTCACGCCCCTCGGCGTAATGCCGTGCGCAAGGTTGAAGGCCTCCTGCTTCTCGCGGCGGCGTTCCGTTTCGGTGATCGCAGCCTTCATCGAATCCGTTATCCGGTCGCCGTAGAGAATCGCCCGGCCGTGAAGATTTCTCGCCGCTCGGCCGATCGTCTGAATGAGGGAGCGGTAGCTTCTCAGGAACCCTTCCTTGTCGGCATCGAGAATCGCAATGAGGGAGACCTCCGGAATGTCGAGGCCTTCACGGAGCAGGTTGATGCCGACCAGCACATCAAAGGTCCCCGCGCGCAGATCCCGAATGATCTCCACGCGCTCAACCGTATCGATGTCGGAGTGCAGATACCTCACGCGGACGCCCTGGTCGGAGAGGAAGTCCGTCAGGTCTTCGGCCATCTTCTTCGTGAGGGTTGTGACGAGAACGCGCTCTCCCTTCTTCACGGTTTCCGTAATTTCGGAGAGGAGATCGTCCACCTGCGTCACCGCAGGGCGCACTTCAACGGCCGGGTCAATGAGGCCCGTCGGGCGCACGACCTGTTCGACCACTTCTCCGCCGCTCTTTTCGAGCTCGTATTCAGCGGGGGTCGCCGAGACGAAGATCGATCGCCGCATCTTCCGCTCAAACTCATCAAACCTGAGCGGACGATTGTCGAGCGCTGAAGGGAGACGAAAGCCGTAGCGCACGAGCGTTTCCTTTCTCGCGCGGTCGCCTCGATACATGCCGCCCAGCTGCCCCATCATGACGTGGCTTTCGTCAAAGAACATGAGCGTATCGGCTGGAAGGTAGTCGATAAGGCAGGGAGGCGGCTCCCCGGGAGGAAGCCCCGTCAGGTGCCTCGAATAGTTTTCAATGCCCTTGCAGAACCCCACCTGATCGAGCATCTCGAGGTCAAAGAGCGTGCGCTGCTCGAGGCGCTGTGCTTCAACGAGAAGGTTCTGGTTCAGAAGCTCCGCTTTTCTTTCCTTCAATTCCGCCTTGATCGTCCCGATGGCGCGCTGAATGTCCTCACGCGGCGTCACATAGTGGCTCGCCGGATAAACGACGAAGCGGGGCACCTTCTGGATGGCCTTCCCCGTAATGGGGTCAAAGAGCAGAATCGCATCCACCTCGTCGTCAAAGAGCTCGATGCGCACGGCAGTTTCCGCATGTTCTGCCGGAAAGATGTCGATCGTGTCGCCCCGCACGCGGAAAGTGCCGCGCGTAAATTCCATGTCGGAGCGCCGGTACTGCATGCGGACGATCTGACCGATCAGATCGCGCTGAGACTTGCGGTCGCCCGCGCGCAGGATGAGACGCATCTCGGTGTAGCTTTCGGGGGCACCGATGCCGTAGATCGCCGAGACCGTCGCCACAATGATCGTATCGCGCCGCTCGAGAATCGACTTGGTCGCCGCAAGCCGCATCTGTTCGATATGTTCATTGACGGCCGCATCCTTCTCAATGAAGAGGTCCCGCGCAGGCACGTAGGCTTCCGGCTGATAGAAGTCGTAGTAGGAAACAAAGTATTCGACGGCGTTCTCAGGAAAGAAGTCGCGCATCTCGGAATAGGTTTGCGCGGCAAGCGTTTTGTTGGGTGCAAAAATAATTGCCGGAACGCCCTCCCGCGCGATCACATTTGCCATCGTGTAGGTCTTTCCCGAACCCGTCACGCCGAGAAGGGTCTGGTGCATGAGCCCGTTCTCCACCCCTTGGCAGAGCGCCTCAATCGCCTGCGGCTGGTCGCCCGCGGGGGAAAGGGTTCATGAAGGATGAAGGGTGAATTCGGATAAGTAACGGTCTTCAAGGGAAGGGCCTCAACAAAAAAATGACCTGGCTGGAACCGACTCATTCTACGAAAAGCCGCTGGAGCAGAGAAGCAGCCGCATGCCATATGATTTCTTAAAAATCAATTAGAAAAGAATGGTAAAGCAGTTTGTTACATTTATTTACATTTAGAAATTTGGCAA of Sutterella faecalis contains these proteins:
- a CDS encoding Rrf2 family transcriptional regulator, whose protein sequence is MKLTTKGRFAVTAMLDLAIQAEESDAPIPIAQVADRQKISLPYLEQIFCRLRRAGLVESTRGPGGGYRLAEPAQSITIDRIILAVDENMDTTQCGGEGTCLGGASCLTHHLWEDLNGVIERFLAGISLASLAAEAEKHPGGGHSAQIPAVIPVRQKEAHGSTRSA
- a CDS encoding low molecular weight protein-tyrosine-phosphatase; amino-acid sequence: MDDKLIKILFVCTGNVCRSPMAEAIFKKKVKEAGYDDVMTASSAGTSGEHVGDPCDQRAVLTCRRRDVQLADHRARQITPEDFEEYDLILAMDWEVLTELQQRSPAQFRHKIQLMMRYANEFDEAIVPDPYFGVNEGFVQAFEYCSDACEGLIEFFEKRAKQLRAERAAAKK